In one window of Thermus aquaticus DNA:
- the metK gene encoding methionine adenosyltransferase, producing MRLVTSESVTEGHPDKLADRISDAILDALIAQDKKARVAAETLVTTGLVFVAGEITTEGYVDIPGLVRKTVREVGYTRAKYGFDADTCAVLTAIDEQSPDIAGGVNLAYEWRVLKSTDPLDRVGAGDQGLMFGYATDETPELMPLPITLAHRLTMRLAEVRKTGLLPYLRPDGKAQVTVVYEGDRPLYVKTVVVSAQHSPEVEQEQLREDLIREVVRQAIPAEYLKEGETEYLINPSGRFILGGPHADTGLTGRKIIVDTYGGAVPHGGGAFSGKDPTKVDRSASYYARYMAKNLVAAGLAKRALVELAYAIGKARPVSLRVETFGTGVLPDEKLTEIAAKVFDPRPLAIIEELDLLRPIYTPTSAYGHFGRPGFPWEETDRVEALRRETGL from the coding sequence GACGCCCTCATCGCCCAGGACAAGAAGGCCCGGGTGGCGGCGGAGACCCTGGTCACCACGGGGCTTGTCTTCGTGGCGGGGGAGATCACCACCGAGGGGTACGTGGACATCCCGGGCCTGGTGCGCAAGACGGTGCGGGAGGTGGGCTACACCCGGGCCAAGTACGGCTTTGACGCCGACACCTGCGCCGTCCTCACCGCCATAGACGAGCAGTCCCCGGACATCGCCGGAGGCGTGAACCTGGCCTACGAGTGGCGGGTTCTCAAGTCCACCGATCCCTTAGACCGCGTGGGGGCGGGGGACCAGGGCCTCATGTTCGGCTACGCCACGGACGAAACCCCGGAGCTCATGCCCCTCCCCATTACCCTGGCCCACCGCCTCACCATGCGCCTGGCCGAGGTGCGCAAGACGGGCCTCCTGCCCTACCTGCGCCCCGACGGCAAGGCCCAGGTGACCGTGGTCTACGAGGGGGACCGGCCCCTTTACGTGAAGACCGTGGTGGTCTCCGCCCAGCACTCCCCCGAGGTGGAGCAGGAGCAGCTTAGGGAGGACCTGATCCGGGAGGTGGTCCGCCAGGCCATCCCGGCGGAGTACCTCAAGGAGGGGGAGACGGAGTACCTCATCAACCCCTCGGGCCGCTTCATCCTGGGAGGCCCCCACGCCGACACCGGCTTGACGGGCCGGAAGATCATCGTGGACACCTACGGAGGGGCGGTGCCCCACGGGGGCGGGGCCTTCAGCGGCAAGGACCCCACCAAGGTGGACCGCTCCGCCAGCTACTACGCCCGCTACATGGCCAAGAACCTGGTGGCGGCGGGGCTTGCGAAGCGGGCCCTGGTGGAGCTCGCCTACGCCATCGGCAAGGCGCGGCCCGTGTCCTTGCGGGTGGAGACCTTCGGCACCGGGGTCCTGCCCGACGAGAAGCTCACGGAGATCGCCGCTAAGGTCTTTGACCCGAGGCCCCTGGCCATCATTGAGGAGCTGGACCTCCTAAGGCCCATCTACACCCCCACCAGCGCCTACGGCCACTTTGGCCGGCCCGGCTTCCCCTGGGAGGAGACGGACCGGGTGGAGGCCTTGAGGCGGGAAACGGGGCTTTAA